The following coding sequences are from one Terriglobales bacterium window:
- the groL gene encoding chaperonin GroEL (60 kDa chaperone family; promotes refolding of misfolded polypeptides especially under stressful conditions; forms two stacked rings of heptamers to form a barrel-shaped 14mer; ends can be capped by GroES; misfolded proteins enter the barrel where they are refolded when GroES binds), whose protein sequence is MAKMIVQGEESRQAILRGVNTLADAVKVTLGPKGRNVVIEKKFGSPTITKDGVTVAKEIELKDTQENMGAQMVREVASKTSDVAGDGTTTATVLAQAIYREGVKTVAAGANPMALKRGIEKAVAVVCGKLEKDGTRTKGAIDTFSQPSSDRKRIAEVGTISANNDETIGQIIAEAMNKVGKDGVITVEESKTMETQLEVVEGMQFDRGYLSPYFVTDPERMEAVIEDGYILIYEKKISSMKDLLPLLEQIAKSGKPLLIVAEDVEGEALATLVVNKLRGTLATVAVKAPGFGDRRKAMLQDIAILTGGKAITEDLGIKLESIQLQDLGRAKKITVDKDNTTIVEGRGKSSDIEGRVKEIRSQIDKTTSDYDREKLQERLAKLVGGVAVIKVGAATETEMKEKKARVEDAMHATRAAVEEGIVPGGGVALARCIPAVDKLAKSLDAEEKIGADIVKRALEEPLRQIVGNAGEEGAIVVGKIRENNNPNFGFNAQTGEFEDLVKAGVIDPTKVARTALQNAGSIAALMLTTEALVAEIPEKKEAPMGGGGHGHGMGDMY, encoded by the coding sequence ATGGCAAAGATGATTGTGCAAGGCGAGGAGAGCCGGCAGGCGATCCTCCGCGGCGTCAACACCCTGGCCGACGCCGTGAAGGTCACGCTGGGCCCCAAGGGGCGCAACGTGGTCATCGAGAAGAAGTTCGGTTCCCCCACCATCACCAAGGACGGGGTGACGGTGGCCAAGGAGATCGAACTCAAGGACACCCAGGAGAACATGGGCGCGCAGATGGTGCGCGAGGTCGCTTCCAAGACCTCCGACGTGGCCGGCGACGGCACCACCACCGCCACCGTGCTGGCCCAGGCCATCTACCGCGAAGGGGTGAAGACGGTGGCGGCCGGCGCCAACCCCATGGCCCTCAAGCGCGGCATCGAGAAGGCCGTGGCCGTTGTCTGCGGCAAGCTGGAGAAGGACGGTACACGTACGAAGGGCGCTATCGACACGTTTTCTCAGCCGTCCAGCGACCGCAAGAGGATTGCTGAGGTTGGCACAATCAGCGCAAATAACGACGAAACCATCGGCCAAATCATTGCCGAAGCCATGAACAAGGTTGGCAAGGACGGCGTCATCACCGTGGAAGAGTCCAAGACCATGGAGACCCAGCTGGAAGTGGTCGAGGGCATGCAGTTCGACCGCGGCTATCTGTCGCCCTACTTCGTCACCGACCCGGAGCGCATGGAAGCGGTGATCGAGGACGGCTACATCCTGATCTACGAAAAGAAGATCAGCTCGATGAAGGACCTGCTGCCCCTGCTGGAGCAGATCGCCAAGTCGGGCAAGCCCCTGCTGATCGTGGCCGAGGACGTGGAGGGCGAGGCCCTGGCCACTCTGGTGGTCAACAAGCTGCGCGGCACGCTGGCGACCGTGGCCGTCAAGGCGCCGGGCTTCGGCGACCGCCGCAAGGCCATGCTGCAGGACATCGCCATCCTCACCGGCGGCAAAGCCATCACGGAGGACCTCGGCATCAAGCTGGAGAGCATCCAGCTGCAGGACCTGGGCCGGGCCAAGAAGATCACGGTGGACAAGGACAACACCACCATCGTCGAGGGCCGGGGCAAGTCCAGCGACATCGAGGGCCGGGTCAAGGAAATCCGCAGCCAGATCGACAAGACCACCAGCGACTACGACCGCGAGAAGCTTCAGGAGCGCCTGGCCAAGCTCGTGGGCGGCGTGGCGGTGATCAAGGTCGGGGCGGCCACCGAGACCGAGATGAAAGAGAAGAAGGCTCGCGTCGAGGACGCCATGCACGCCACTCGCGCTGCGGTCGAGGAAGGCATTGTCCCCGGCGGCGGCGTGGCCCTGGCGCGCTGCATCCCGGCGGTGGACAAGCTCGCCAAGTCGCTCGACGCTGAGGAGAAGATCGGCGCCGACATCGTGAAGCGGGCGCTGGAAGAGCCGCTGCGCCAGATCGTTGGCAACGCCGGCGAGGAAGGCGCGATCGTGGTGGGCAAGATCCGCGAGAACAACAACCCCAACTTCGGCTTCAACGCCCAGACCGGCGAGTTCGAGGACCTGGTCAAGGCCGGAGTCATTGACCCGACCAAGGTCGCCCGGACGGCGCTGCAGAACGCCGGCTCCATCGCGGCGCTGATGCTGACCACCGAGGCGCTGGTCGCCGAGATCCCGGAAAAGAAGGAAGCTCCGATGGGCGGCGGCGGACACGGCCACGGCATGGGCGACATGTACTAA
- the groES gene encoding co-chaperone GroES, whose amino-acid sequence MATKLTPLHDRILVRRIEEGESVRGGIIIPDTAKEKPQEGEVIAVGKGKVNEEGKVRPLDVKAGDRILFGKYSGTEIKLDGEEFIIMREEEVLGIVHGAGKPAEKAAARR is encoded by the coding sequence ATGGCTACGAAGTTGACTCCCCTGCACGATCGCATCCTGGTACGGCGTATCGAGGAGGGCGAATCGGTGCGCGGCGGCATCATCATCCCCGACACGGCCAAGGAAAAGCCGCAGGAGGGCGAAGTGATCGCCGTTGGCAAGGGCAAAGTGAATGAGGAAGGCAAGGTCCGGCCGCTCGACGTCAAGGCCGGCGACCGCATCCTGTTCGGCAAGTACTCGGGCACTGAGATCAAGCTGGACGGCGAAGAGTTCATCATCATGCGCGAGGAGGAAGTGCTCGGGATCGTGCATGGCGCAGGCAAGCCAGCCGAGAAGGCAGCGGCACGCCGCTAA
- a CDS encoding NAD(P)H-quinone oxidoreductase: protein MKAVVISRPGDPDVLEIRDVNAPTPASDEVLVRVHAAGLNRADLLQRQGRYPAPPGAPADIPGLEFAGEVAQLGANASRWTSGRRVFGIVAGGAHAEYLAAHQDTLVEIPSNLDWTSAAAIPEVFITAHDAMCEQAALRRGEAVLVHAVGSGVGLAAVQLARAFGGIPYGTARTADKIERARALGLEDGVVLSGSFDLLRDAAKRWTSGRGFDVVLDLVGGPYVSASVDVLALKGRLMLIAASAGSRAEFDLARALTRRITIRGTVLRARPLEEKITVTRAFAEEVVPLLASGRLRPNIDSVFPFTDVRAAHARLESNQTFGKVVLAFP, encoded by the coding sequence ATGAAAGCCGTCGTTATCTCGCGCCCCGGCGATCCTGACGTCCTCGAGATTCGCGATGTCAACGCGCCCACGCCTGCGTCCGACGAGGTCCTGGTCCGCGTCCATGCCGCAGGCCTGAATCGCGCCGACCTCCTGCAGCGCCAGGGACGCTATCCCGCTCCTCCGGGCGCTCCGGCTGACATTCCGGGCCTGGAGTTTGCGGGCGAGGTGGCGCAGCTCGGCGCCAACGCTTCCCGCTGGACTTCCGGCCGGCGCGTGTTCGGCATCGTCGCCGGCGGCGCCCACGCCGAGTACCTGGCCGCGCATCAGGACACCCTCGTCGAGATTCCCTCCAATCTCGACTGGACCTCCGCCGCGGCCATCCCCGAGGTCTTCATCACCGCCCATGACGCCATGTGCGAGCAGGCCGCACTACGCCGCGGAGAGGCCGTGCTGGTCCACGCCGTGGGCAGCGGCGTCGGCCTTGCCGCCGTGCAATTGGCGCGCGCCTTCGGCGGGATCCCTTACGGCACCGCGCGCACCGCCGACAAGATCGAGCGCGCCCGTGCACTCGGCCTTGAAGATGGCGTGGTCCTCTCAGGCTCGTTCGATTTGTTACGCGACGCCGCTAAGCGCTGGACCTCAGGCCGCGGCTTCGACGTAGTCCTCGACTTGGTTGGGGGTCCCTATGTCTCCGCCAGCGTGGACGTGCTGGCTCTTAAGGGCCGCCTCATGCTGATCGCCGCCAGCGCTGGCAGCCGCGCCGAGTTCGATCTCGCTCGCGCGCTGACACGCCGCATCACCATCCGCGGCACTGTGCTGCGCGCCCGCCCGCTGGAGGAAAAGATCACGGTTACCCGCGCCTTCGCTGAGGAAGTGGTTCCGCTTCTTGCGAGTGGGAGGCTGCGTCCCAACATCGACAGCGTTTTCCCCTTCACCGACGTCCGCGCCGCCCACGCCCGCCTCGAATCCAACCAGACCTTCGGCAAAGTGGTGCTGGCGTTTCCTTAG
- a CDS encoding carboxypeptidase-like regulatory domain-containing protein: MRRWAAVLVVAVLAVCAGAQQQKTSDLKFQVLKERNGKPIRNASVILHTVDKEGKQGKGGLQTKTDAEGRATIPGIPYGKMRVQVIAHGFQTFGADYDIAQPEQEFVIKLKLPQEQYTIYK; encoded by the coding sequence ATGAGGAGATGGGCGGCGGTACTGGTCGTGGCGGTGCTGGCGGTGTGCGCCGGGGCGCAGCAGCAGAAGACTTCGGACCTGAAGTTCCAGGTGCTGAAGGAGCGGAACGGGAAGCCGATCCGCAATGCCAGCGTGATCCTGCATACGGTGGACAAGGAAGGCAAGCAGGGGAAGGGCGGGTTGCAGACCAAGACCGACGCCGAGGGGCGGGCGACGATCCCGGGGATCCCCTACGGGAAGATGCGGGTGCAGGTGATCGCGCACGGGTTCCAGACCTTCGGCGCGGATTACGACATCGCCCAGCCGGAGCAGGAGTTCGTGATCAAGCTGAAGCTGCCGCAGGAACAGTACACAATCTACAAGTAA
- a CDS encoding winged helix-turn-helix domain-containing protein — MEVEDLLGSAPSSGTVQDPSAPETAKAYFAGYALDIRSGELTCNGKRIYLQQQPLEVLRMLLATPGEMVSREQLRERLWPGDTFVDFEHGLNKAVQKLRTALGDSPENPRFIETVPRRGYRFVAPLADPASQAEVRPTVTAPPIRTRPRHAIAALAMALLLGLLVNLASSKFSPRPTTVPGLQRLAVLPFANLSGDSAQEYFSDGMTEEMIAYLSRYDSSRLAVIARTSAMAYKGSRKTVAQIGRELDVDYILEGSVRRDGNRVRITAQLIQVQDQSHRWAESYERELSGIFPVQKDIAVNVAREIGLQLTRGAPAPLRTRIVQPEAYEAFLRGLSLWHSGRQRGAADSVDHFKRAIALQPDYAEAYAWLAFAYNRLASGEFVPPKEGYPLAKAAALRAIEIDDSLPEGHAALGFILRNYEWDWAGSERELKKALLSNPNNPVSNHVYGLYLSTVGRHEEAIGAIKRAAVLDPLSRTVASGRGLVYVNARRFQEARAVAQSRRELDGANPIWWGHFLLSMGEYPQALNEFERAPRELPGLGDLAGKIQAYAGIGKTHKARALLQDLKAHPQARAILSPYIARIHGQLGEFDEAFRWLDVAVEERAARLIFLKVDPAWDPLRADPRFQSALRRMNLAD, encoded by the coding sequence TCCAAGCTCTGGCACGGTTCAGGACCCGTCCGCTCCTGAGACCGCCAAGGCGTACTTTGCCGGCTATGCCCTGGACATTCGTTCAGGCGAGCTAACCTGCAACGGAAAAAGGATTTACCTCCAGCAGCAGCCGTTAGAGGTGCTGCGCATGCTGCTGGCCACGCCGGGGGAGATGGTGAGCCGGGAGCAGCTCCGCGAACGGCTCTGGCCGGGCGACACCTTTGTGGATTTCGAACACGGCCTGAACAAGGCCGTCCAGAAACTGCGCACCGCTTTGGGTGATAGCCCCGAGAACCCCCGCTTCATTGAGACTGTACCCCGTCGCGGCTACCGCTTCGTTGCCCCCCTGGCAGACCCCGCCTCCCAGGCCGAGGTGCGACCCACGGTAACGGCGCCGCCAATCAGGACCAGGCCTCGGCATGCCATCGCTGCCCTGGCAATGGCTTTGCTCCTGGGGCTGCTGGTCAATCTAGCCAGCTCGAAGTTCTCTCCGCGGCCCACCACCGTGCCCGGGTTGCAGCGGCTGGCGGTGCTGCCGTTCGCCAACCTGAGCGGCGATTCGGCGCAGGAGTACTTCAGTGACGGCATGACCGAGGAGATGATTGCCTACCTGAGTCGCTACGACTCCTCCCGGCTCGCCGTAATCGCCCGTACCTCGGCCATGGCTTACAAGGGATCACGCAAGACGGTCGCCCAGATCGGTCGCGAGCTTGACGTCGACTACATCCTCGAAGGGAGCGTTCGCCGGGATGGGAATCGAGTGCGCATCACCGCGCAACTGATCCAGGTCCAAGACCAGAGCCATCGTTGGGCGGAAAGCTATGAACGCGAACTGAGCGGCATCTTCCCCGTCCAGAAAGACATCGCTGTGAACGTCGCCCGGGAGATCGGCCTTCAGTTGACGCGCGGCGCGCCTGCCCCGCTGCGCACCCGTATCGTCCAGCCGGAGGCCTACGAGGCGTTCCTGCGCGGGTTGTCTCTCTGGCACAGCGGACGGCAGCGAGGGGCAGCCGACAGCGTTGACCATTTCAAACGGGCGATCGCGCTGCAGCCGGATTACGCCGAAGCCTACGCCTGGCTGGCCTTCGCCTATAACCGGCTGGCCTCCGGCGAGTTTGTTCCCCCCAAGGAAGGCTATCCCCTGGCCAAGGCGGCCGCCCTGCGGGCGATCGAGATTGACGATTCCCTGCCGGAGGGCCATGCGGCCTTGGGTTTCATTCTGCGGAACTACGAATGGGACTGGGCCGGTTCCGAACGAGAATTGAAGAAGGCGCTTCTATCGAATCCTAACAATCCGGTGTCGAATCACGTCTACGGCCTGTATCTCTCGACTGTGGGTCGGCACGAGGAAGCGATCGGGGCCATCAAGCGCGCCGCTGTCCTCGACCCCCTCTCACGAACCGTGGCCAGCGGCCGTGGGCTGGTTTACGTCAATGCGCGTCGTTTCCAGGAGGCTCGCGCGGTGGCCCAAAGCCGCCGCGAACTGGATGGCGCCAACCCGATCTGGTGGGGGCACTTTCTGCTTTCGATGGGCGAGTACCCGCAGGCCTTGAACGAATTCGAGCGCGCACCGCGAGAACTTCCCGGTCTTGGTGATTTGGCTGGCAAGATTCAGGCTTATGCCGGGATCGGCAAGACCCATAAGGCCCGCGCCCTGCTGCAGGACCTCAAGGCTCACCCTCAGGCGCGGGCCATCCTAAGTCCCTACATTGCCCGCATCCATGGGCAGCTCGGCGAGTTCGACGAAGCCTTCCGGTGGCTGGATGTCGCGGTGGAGGAGCGGGCGGCCCGCCTCATCTTCCTCAAGGTTGATCCCGCCTGGGATCCCTTGCGCGCTGATCCCCGCTTCCAGAGCGCGCTTCGCCGCATGAACCTCGCCGATTAG
- a CDS encoding antibiotic biosynthesis monooxygenase, which produces MFARVVEIKTKTGKAKEVADTVHEKVLSVLKQQPGFVDELVLVSDKEGILALSLWKTREDAERYNRTHYGEVHKLIQHLVHAEMKVHTYDIETSTMHGIAKGALIAV; this is translated from the coding sequence ATGTTCGCTCGAGTAGTGGAGATCAAGACCAAGACCGGCAAAGCCAAGGAAGTCGCCGACACGGTACACGAGAAGGTGCTCTCGGTGCTGAAGCAGCAGCCCGGATTCGTGGACGAGCTGGTGCTCGTCTCCGACAAGGAAGGCATCCTGGCCCTGAGCCTGTGGAAGACGCGCGAGGACGCGGAGCGCTACAACCGCACCCACTACGGCGAGGTGCACAAGCTGATCCAGCACCTGGTGCACGCCGAGATGAAGGTGCACACCTACGACATCGAGACCTCGACGATGCACGGCATCGCCAAGGGTGCATTGATCGCGGTGTAG
- a CDS encoding MarR family winged helix-turn-helix transcriptional regulator: MHQYRCIYIYLSMKTLPCLCASFRRASRALTQLYDEALRPAGLRITQFTVLQALSLAGEISQGELGRMLVTDSTTLTRTLRLLADEGWIHERRGTDRRQRWLSLSSAGRRKFALAAPRWRDVQARLAARFGSKRWRQLMQVSTELTDGVASVAP; encoded by the coding sequence TTGCATCAATATAGATGTATCTACATCTATCTCTCCATGAAGACACTTCCCTGCCTTTGCGCCAGCTTCCGCCGGGCCTCCCGGGCGCTGACTCAGCTCTACGACGAAGCGCTCCGGCCTGCCGGATTGCGAATCACCCAGTTCACCGTCCTGCAGGCCTTGTCGCTTGCGGGGGAGATCTCGCAAGGCGAGCTGGGGCGCATGCTGGTGACGGACAGCACCACCCTGACCCGCACCCTGCGCCTGCTGGCCGATGAAGGATGGATCCACGAGCGGCGTGGCACAGACCGGCGCCAACGCTGGCTCAGCCTGTCGTCCGCCGGTCGCCGCAAGTTTGCGCTCGCCGCCCCGCGTTGGCGGGACGTCCAGGCGCGGTTGGCAGCGCGCTTTGGCAGCAAGCGCTGGCGGCAGCTGATGCAGGTTTCAACCGAATTGACCGACGGAGTCGCTTCCGTCGCCCCTTAG